The nucleotide sequence aaactttGGTGAAGTATACATGTAACAAACTTCATTTAAGGGTTCTGAAACAAAAAGCGCTAAAGAGATTAATTGTGCATTTGGAATCACAATGAAATGTTTTAGATAAAGGTATGAAATTATAATATCCTTATGTcttatttatatatctattttattgTGAGCGTGTTTGATAGGTTAAGTGAAAGACATGTCAATATTTTATGTCTAATTATTGTGAGCGTCTTGGGTTGTATGAAGTGTATTAAGTGAGAGATATgtcaattattttatgtttaaaaagtttgtattaataaattaatatctaTTCATATCATTTCATTCATGGAACAACTACTACTTTAaagtaaaattttcttttacaacCTATCACTTTTATATAGAAAGTGCGTTTGCGCGGTAAAAAAAGCGGACAGACGGGCACGGCGTGCCCGTCTAACGCTAGTACaatataatttatctttttttctttagttACCACCGAAGAATCTTAGACTGTAAATGGGACTAGCCCTTAAGAAGACGGCACTGTTATGGGACCACAAAAGTAACATGAAATGGGCCTCTAAGATTGGACCACATTCGTGGCTTTGATCCTTTTACTAGCACGTTACAATCCTCTTTCTTagaattgtttgattttagtgACAATGACAATACATACACTCACTTTAAATTCATTGTACCATATTGCTTGTAATCTAAGTTAATCACCAAATGAGGTTCACGTAACACAGCTATCTACACATTATTTTAAACTGTATTTAGGTTGGGGAAAAATATCCATCATTGTATTTTTACTGATTTTAAATGTCGATATTTGATTGTGTCAAGAAAAGCTTTACATACAAGAAATCTTGCAACATAGAAGTAGACATTTAGATTAGATTATGATGAAAACTATACTATACTTTCTTTTCAgttgaataaaagaaatgaatATTTAAAACTAATAGAGCATAATACTCCATTGATTCAAATGAAGATCTAGGCAACAAACTACCTACTAAACAATAATTAGTTGATTACATATTGATATATACACAGACAGACACTCAGCTTTTCCTCAAATGACAAGGTAATTGTATACATCTTAATTAATCTAACTATCTAGTGAGAGAGAAAAgctgtttttttccttttgtaaaCTGTAATATTCAGACACATGGGATACACTACACACAAGACATTCAAGACCGCACTAGGTTTCAGAAACCAGCAAACAGAAACCAGCTATTGACTCTCCATTTCATTCCATTCTTATTACCTTCTTTTGTGTTAAATAAAAGGCTTGGGAGAGTAGTGTGTTAGCATTAGGAGTGAGAGCTGTCaggtcaaataaaatcaattctacacacgTGTTTGTTGTTAAGAAGCTGGTGCACGAGAAAGTTGTAACATATGCGTTCTTAGGCTACAATCCTTGACCTGCCACAATATTTTTAGATAAGAATAGCGATATAGTCAAAATTAGAACGAGAAAGCTTCGGACAAACATGATTAATTACCTGCATGGCTGCTAAGGAAGACAAAAAATCCTTGCATTGTTGAAGCAAAAACCTTTCCTTTGATGTTACCTTTAGGATCTCCGCTACCAAGCAGTTAGTTTCTTCCACCTGCTACAAACGAATAGTTTTCAATATACTAATAGAATAGAAGTGTAAATACTTGCTCATCTCAAACCTAACTCCCGCTTCCCCTCTCTCTCTTTATGCATGAACCATTCCATGAGTGGCCTAGTATGAAACTTAAATGAACGTGTTTGGATAAAaagcttaattaagtgcttattgCTTAAtgcgcttatcatataagtgcttatgtaaaagctatttctataaaagaaagataaaataaagtcaaactattttcctttaagttttaaactgttttcataagttatgttgaagagcttatgaaaaacaacgtatggacatgtcataacctattttcataagctctctcaaagtCTCACAGGTACTTATGCCAGTAGGTAAGCTCAAATTAGTCAACCCAAACAGGTCTTAAATAAGCAATTGGCTTTTGGCCTTGAGGAATGTTGTCTTCAACTCTTCCAGAATTAAGCAAGGGTTCCTATGGGGAGGGAGTCTTAATAATAAGTTGGATTTACTGAATTTGCTTTTTGATAAACTAAAATGGTCCATATAGTGAGAAAATGTTTTGGTGGTTCTTGTATAATGCAGCAAAATGGTGTTGATTGGTCCATCAAAATTGACCCCACCTAATAAGCTGAGTTGTTACAAATGCAGCTCCTTTTCATCATATATTTGAAAAGGTGACCACAGAAggcaaaacaataaaaataataaaatctatGATGGCTGCAGAAATGAACCCACACATACAACCATGTGTGGAATATTGTGCATCTTAGCCCAGATCCAGGGGATAGTTCAAGGAACCACACatcaatcatttaaaaaaaaattaaacaatctaTCCAGGTTCTACAATGCAATCACTATGCTACATTAGAATTTTGATCATTCCTTTGGGTAGTGTGAATCGACGCTAAATATTTAGAGCTCAAAAGCAAATGAGGTTGAGATTGACAAGAAACCTAGCAACACATCAAATACttaaagggtcttgttaaccggtgcccccggggcactggttaaggaatctataaatagaatttctgtcttgaaaatataatctGTCACTTTTTATCAGGtaataattacattactttttaGTAAAAACTGgtgcttaaccaatgccccgggggcactggttaacattctccatacttaaaaaacaagaacaaggtGCGGTGCGCTATACGTATATACACAGctaaaaaaagtatttcatATATACACggctaaaaaaaagatttggtAGGTCAAATATGTATCAGTTAatcaatatgatatttttttagaatagtgTCACAACTCCGAAGTGTTTTTTAACCCTATGAGAAAGATGAGGATAAGACGCCAATTTTAATGTGCCCATGCTATGACCATAGACCGACAAAGTTAAGCACATATAAGGTAAGAATATGTTCGACTTGATAAATGATATCATGCGCTTACTAGCCAAGATATCTTTCATactttttgtttgattattttcaGCTTAATATCTtattgttgagttttttttttttgttgacataaCCATCTAGTTCTTGGGGGAAGGGGCCCTCGTAATTTGGAGTTTGACATGGAGGTATGTTAGACCTAACCAAGGATTGTTCCAATCAAGGATCAAACTTGGTACTCCAAATCAATTTGAATTTAACTGAAGCTCATGAAGCACTTGACGCCAACCACTTGGTTTATATGGCATCAAGACAGTGGACAATAGTGTGTCCATCATTATGAGCTTTTGATcctttaagattttaaattttcttcatttaCAAAAGATTCTGCGCAAATATCAATCTAAATAAGAATTCTTTAATTTGTTATTCATTATATTTGCAAAAAGCAATAAATATGATCTATTAAATGGTAATGAAACAGGTAATGGGTAAACTAACAAGCTAATTTTGGCTCtattttgaagaatttaaaaTCCAAGTATCCTTTTTCCAAGGATTATAATAACACTCAATAATTGGTAGAATGGCTTCACTTGATTTGACAAAATCTTAACCAATCAAGGAATGTATTACTTCTAACTTAAATGCCCAACTTTTGAGTAGAAGTCCAGACAATAAATTTTAAACACTTCATTGATGcttcaaaattaaaagaacCACCTTATAAAAACTCACCTTTGACGAAAGAGAATATATTGAGGATGCCATTGCTTGCATCACATCAACTGCGGACCCCAAAGCATCCTTCAAATTTGGCACATCGGcctgataaaaaaataagagttCAATATTTGACAAACTATTTTAAATTAGTATGGAGTATCCAAAAATTGCAGTACATACTGTTGCTTTTTCAACAAGCGGAAGACGGAGAGTACTGGCCCTCAAAGCTTCAGTTGCTCCAAGTACAGAACTGGAGTGATCTCTATCTAAAAGGGCCCATTCTTCCAAATACGAAATCTATGACAGAGCAGAATATACTTCAATTatgacaaacaataataataaaataattaatagtgaTCAAATATCCAAATGCATTTCTAATTATGActctaatataaaaataacactGTACTTTGTAACACATGCTTGATATATTGGCGAAATACTATTGAGTCATACCTGTCCCTTTAGAATGGAAGTGAGCTTCAACTTTTGCCTCAGCAATACCAGCTTGATTCTTTTAAGTATGACTGAATGTCGAAGCTCTGAGATTGTTACCCATGCGTTCCACAAATGTGTCTGGCACAATAAAATCATTTAGTTTAGCTTTAGTGTATAGTACATTACCATGTGTATGTATTGTTATCGGCCAACAGTATTGCTACTGTCATCCTAAACATTGTAGGAGTGCATTATTCCGTGGCACATGAGTAAACACTTAATAACATTGTCAGCATAGTGAAAAACCATAAAAGCATTTAATTATTGAATGTCACTAAGACCAGTAGAACTCCACAGCCTATAAATTATTGTAAAGAAAGCTTAAATAGGGACAACTTTGATGGACACTGGACTCATTGTCAACATGTTATTAAATTAAGCTGTAGAATAAAGGTTTCAACTTGAGATAAACTTAAACCCTTTCCAGCAACTACTTTGATTTTCTGTGCATATAATTTTTGTCCGCAAAGATAGAAGGTTTATGATAGGTTTGTTAGTTGGAAGTTACAATTAGTTGAGATTGAGATAGTTAGAGAGGTAGACTATGTAATATATTGATATAAAAAGGGATGAAAAGGAGACTCCGAGACTGCATTGACTCTTGTGATTTGAGATAGTATTGGGGTCTTTGCCCTTTTGGCATACGAACGTACAGACCCTCGAAGCTCTACAATATATTGTATAATCAGAGGATTTCTTCCCTAAATTTTGACTTGCTAATTGGTTGAGCTCCATATGTGGGAAGAAAGAACGAGAAAAACATATAGGTAACATCATTATTCTTTCGATTATTAAGCCAATAATTCCATAAGAAACATATATTTCCTAGAATCCTAGATACTAAAgaggagaaaaaaattatgacataGAGAATACAGACCACAATGGAAATAAAATAGAACGACCTCGCCTAAATCAATAAAATACCAGGTTCCTATCAGCTTATATCCATTTCCATTCAATTGGCTTATTGTAAAATCCTACTTGTTTCTGTTACGATATAGAATAAAGGGTAACTACTAACTAGAGTAGTTAAGAGTTGATAGAGAAGTTAGTTAGTTAGCTAGTTGGATAGTTACGGTAATAACATGTATAAATAGAAGGATACATAGATAGAGGGAATCATTGAGCATTGTAAACTCCTGCGAATAGAGTGGTCACTCTATTGTTAAGGGGAACCCTTGGAGGAGAGACTTCTCTCCTATTCTCTTTTTTTCCctcaacttttcaaaaaaaatagttcattcttcTCAATTTAATTCTTGGGTTCCTAACAGTTTCTAAGACACTTAAGCCAAATATAGGACAACGGCACAACGCTGCTTGCAAATTTCTACGTGAAAACATTTCACTATAGAGCTTCCTAGTTAGATCACCACCAACAAGATAGTTTCTTGGTGTCATTGGTCAGATTCTTAACTCAATACAAACCAGAACAGATGTCATATAAGGTCTCTGAAGATATTTTGAACATTAGTACCAAATCATTAGGGGAGAATTTGTGAGAACTCCTTGTTGATAATTATTTACAGGCTAGATCATCTACTAATGAGCCTGCATTATCTGCAACTAGAAAGACACTGTGCAACGGTTGAAAACTTTGAAATCTCCAAACACTTAAAAGAGATGGAATGATGATGAGAAGTACTATCTATACTTCGAGATTAAGATCATGAATCCAATAAATGCAAAATGATTTTCATCATCTCTGTCAATCTGCACTCTAAAATCTAGCATATTTCCTTGAAAATCAGATAGCAATATTCATCATTCACCCCGAGACCTTAGCTGACAGCCTAAACTTCTAGCACAGGGTTTCTAATGTTGTTCGACATTAAAACCCTACGCAGAAAATAGCAATTTGCAAGCACAATAAACAACATCCCACTAACCTAAATCATTCCACAAAGCACACTATAAAAAATGAAGCAATGGACAATTactggcaaaaaaaaaaaaataacaattgcaaTATTCATGACactaacaaataacaaaaactATAATATCGAACATGGTTTGACAGAACACAAATTCAACCATACCTCTGCATTCAATTTCTGCACCATAAAGGCAGCATCAGCCCTAGCATTAACGAACCGCCACTGCACATACCGATTATAAAGAAGCCTCAAGGTATGCGCATCAAATATCCGATCTTCCCCTATCTTCCCTCTCCTCACATCAGCAGAGAAGCTAAGAATCGAAGGTGAACTACCAGAATTACTATTGATGGTGCTAGCAACCGCACTTCTCACCTTAGAAGGACTAGAAAACCCTCTGGATGGAGAAGACGCAGCCGATGCCCAAAGTTTACTAGGCGAAGCAGGCCGCGCATTTCCCCTTATAGGAGAAGCCATTGTTCTCGGCGACATCATAGGTCCATCACTGTTATACCTTTTCAATTGAGAATTCTTAGATGGAACACTGATCCTTGAAGCAGGACTAGTTGACAAAGGTGAACCAGGATCTTGTAACCGACGCAACCGGCTATTAGTTTCCTGCCAAAACTTGGAAGAAACAACAATACCACGATTTTCCCTCGGAACCTTAAGA is from Medicago truncatula cultivar Jemalong A17 chromosome 1, MtrunA17r5.0-ANR, whole genome shotgun sequence and encodes:
- the LOC25485352 gene encoding QWRF motif-containing protein 2 isoform X1 produces the protein MVAAISENPLTSSRSDINNNNNNNNNGVLPRRKGRQISSRYMSPSPSSSSSSSTTTTTTTTTSTTTTVSSSSSSSSSSRRFASPLLSRSTNSSSSTPVAVPKRSQSVDRRRPTRPTTPVPEATKLLVTSTRSLSVSFQGEAFSLPISKSKAKAVTPERRRVTPSVSGKGDQGENSRPSDQHRWPARSRQTNTNTNNHLSRSVDYGGVGVGEKKVVRALQQSMVIESGRRRDSFDGLGGLSLDLGKTTQLNEHSLNYDVNASDTDSVSSGSNSGGGHDSSLGALKVPRENRGIVVSSKFWQETNSRLRRLQDPGSPLSTSPASRISVPSKNSQLKRYNSDGPMMSPRTMASPIRGNARPASPSKLWASAASSPSRGFSSPSKVRSAVASTINSNSGSSPSILSFSADVRRGKIGEDRIFDAHTLRLLYNRYVQWRFVNARADAAFMVQKLNAETHLWNAWVTISELRHSVILKRIKLVLLRQKLKLTSILKGQISYLEEWALLDRDHSSSVLGATEALRASTLRLPLVEKATADVPNLKDALGSAVDVMQAMASSIYSLSSKQVEETNCLVAEILKVTSKERFLLQQCKDFLSSLAAMQVKDCSLRTHMLQLSRAPAS
- the LOC25485352 gene encoding QWRF motif-containing protein 2 isoform X2, with protein sequence MVAAISENPLTSSRSDINNNNNNNNNGVLPRRKGRQISSRYMSPSPSSSSSSSTTTTTTTTTSTTTTVSSSSSSSSSSRRFASPLLSRSTNSSSSTPVAVPKRSQSVDRRRPTRPTTPVPEATKLLVTSTRSLSVSFQGEAFSLPISKSKAKAVTPERRRVTPSVSGKGDQGENSRPSDQHRWPARSRQTNTNTNNHLSRSVDYGGVGVGEKKVVRALQQSMVIESGRRRDSFDGLGGLSLDLGKTTQLNEHSLNYDVNASDTDSVSSGSNSGGGHDSSLGALKVPRENRGIVVSSKFWQETNSRLRRLQDPGSPLSTSPASRISVPSKNSQLKRYNSDGPMMSPRTMASPIRGNARPASPSKLWASAASSPSRGFSSPSKVRSAVASTINSNSGSSPSILSFSADVRRGKIGEDRIFDAHTLRLLYNRYVQWRFVNARADAAFMVQKLNAETHLWNAWVTISELRHSVILKRIKLVLLRQKLKLTSILKGQISYLEEWALLDRDHSSSVLGATEALRASTLRLPLVEKATADVPNLKDALGSAVDVMQAMASSIYSLSSKVEETNCLVAEILKVTSKERFLLQQCKDFLSSLAAMQVKDCSLRTHMLQLSRAPAS